The Campylobacter concisus genome includes a region encoding these proteins:
- the rplR gene encoding 50S ribosomal protein L18, producing MTAKVLKRKIALRIKRKRRIRGKISGVATCPRVSIFKSNRTLYVQAIDDVTATTLAAVDGRKIGIKANKEGAVTLAKEFAKALKAKKIDVAVFDRNGYLYHGVIAAFAEALRENGIKL from the coding sequence ATGACAGCAAAAGTACTAAAAAGAAAAATCGCTCTTAGAATTAAGAGAAAAAGAAGAATCAGAGGTAAAATTTCTGGTGTTGCAACTTGCCCAAGAGTTTCTATTTTCAAATCAAACAGAACTCTTTATGTTCAAGCGATTGACGACGTTACAGCTACTACACTAGCTGCAGTAGATGGTAGAAAGATAGGCATAAAAGCAAATAAAGAAGGTGCGGTCACTTTAGCTAAAGAATTTGCTAAGGCTTTAAAAGCTAAGAAGATAGATGTTGCAGTTTTTGATAGAAATGGTTATTTGTATCATGGCGTTATCGCAGCATTTGCTGAAGCTTTAAGAGAAAATGGCATCAAGCTATAA
- the rplF gene encoding 50S ribosomal protein L6 encodes MSRIGKQPIAIPSGVDVSVENNVLKFKKGNHIKELDTKGHVDVKIENGHIVFAPKGEDRQSRAYWGTYRALANNIVTGITAGFTRQLEINGVGYKAAAKGKILELSLGFSHLINYELPAGVEASVEKNVITIKGDDKQVVGQVAAQVRGFRPPEPYKGKGVKYLEERIIRKAGKTSKK; translated from the coding sequence ATGTCACGTATTGGAAAACAGCCTATCGCTATCCCAAGTGGTGTAGACGTTAGCGTTGAAAATAATGTCCTAAAATTTAAAAAGGGCAATCATATAAAAGAGCTTGACACAAAAGGTCACGTTGATGTCAAGATAGAAAATGGTCATATAGTTTTTGCTCCAAAAGGCGAAGATCGCCAAAGCAGAGCTTACTGGGGAACATATAGAGCACTTGCTAATAATATCGTAACTGGTATCACTGCGGGATTCACTCGCCAGCTTGAGATCAACGGCGTTGGTTACAAAGCAGCTGCAAAAGGTAAAATTTTAGAGCTTTCTCTTGGTTTTTCACACCTTATCAACTATGAGCTACCAGCAGGCGTTGAAGCTAGTGTTGAGAAAAACGTTATTACTATCAAAGGCGATGACAAACAAGTAGTAGGCCAAGTGGCTGCTCAAGTTAGAGGATTTAGACCACCTGAGCCATATAAAGGTAAGGGCGTTAAATATCTAGAAGAACGTATTATCCGCAAAGCGGGCAAGACATCCAAGAAGTAA
- the rpsE gene encoding 30S ribosomal protein S5: MEKYNREEFEEVIVDIGRVTKVVKGGRRFRFTALVVVGNRNGLVGFGYGKAKEVPDAMRKAIDDAFKNIIHVKIKGTTIPHDVEVKYNASRMLLRPASEGTGVIAGGSARPIIELAGIKDILTKSLGSNNSANVVRATIKALSLLKS, from the coding sequence ATGGAAAAATATAATAGAGAAGAATTTGAAGAAGTAATCGTCGATATCGGTCGGGTTACAAAGGTTGTTAAAGGTGGTCGTAGATTTAGATTTACAGCTTTAGTTGTTGTTGGTAATAGAAATGGTCTAGTTGGCTTTGGATATGGCAAAGCTAAAGAGGTGCCAGATGCGATGAGAAAAGCAATTGACGACGCATTTAAAAATATTATCCACGTTAAGATCAAAGGCACAACTATCCCTCATGATGTAGAGGTAAAATACAACGCAAGTAGAATGCTACTTCGTCCAGCTAGCGAAGGTACTGGTGTTATCGCTGGTGGTAGTGCACGTCCTATTATCGAGCTTGCAGGTATTAAGGATATCCTTACTAAATCACTTGGCTCAAACAACTCAGCAAACGTCGTTCGTGCTACTATAAAAGCACTTAGTTTGCTAAAAAGCTAA
- the rplO gene encoding 50S ribosomal protein L15 gives MALEKLTPAAGSTHATKRLGRGQGSGNGKTAGKGNKGQRARKGYNEKRGFEGGQQPLQRRLPKVGFTSKFEKPYVINVEKIAAIKELAEISIATIASVHKISKSVTKIKLIGASAKALASKIKDENVIVSGTK, from the coding sequence ATGGCATTAGAAAAATTAACACCTGCTGCAGGTTCAACTCATGCAACCAAAAGATTAGGTCGTGGTCAAGGTAGCGGCAATGGCAAAACTGCTGGCAAAGGTAACAAAGGCCAAAGAGCAAGAAAAGGCTACAATGAGAAAAGAGGTTTTGAGGGCGGACAGCAACCACTTCAAAGGCGTCTTCCAAAAGTAGGTTTTACTTCTAAATTTGAAAAACCTTATGTTATTAATGTCGAGAAAATTGCAGCTATAAAAGAGCTTGCTGAAATTTCAATAGCAACAATAGCTAGCGTTCATAAAATTTCAAAGAGCGTTACTAAGATAAAACTAATCGGTGCAAGCGCAAAAGCTCTTGCTTCAAAGATAAAAGACGAGAACGTTATCGTTAGCGGAACAAAATAA